The following proteins are co-located in the Candidatus Delongbacteria bacterium genome:
- a CDS encoding thermonuclease family protein, with protein sequence MRNTSKYLFLILLSVVIFACNSRRDRAELAGLLDVTKVVDGDTFWVDDGSEKGLKIRLIGVNTPETVHPQKPVEFYGREASDYVKSILTGSKVKLQFDVNRTDRYGRTLAYVYLKDGTFLNADLIIKGYGQAMTVPPNVKYSEKFVELERKAREDKVGLWKETN encoded by the coding sequence ATGAGAAACACATCAAAATATCTATTCCTAATTTTACTATCAGTAGTAATTTTTGCCTGTAATTCAAGACGTGATAGAGCTGAACTTGCAGGTTTATTAGATGTAACTAAGGTTGTTGATGGTGATACATTTTGGGTAGATGATGGTTCTGAAAAAGGCTTGAAAATTAGACTTATTGGTGTAAATACGCCAGAAACAGTACATCCACAGAAACCTGTTGAGTTTTATGGTCGAGAAGCTTCTGATTATGTAAAAAGTATTTTGACTGGAAGTAAAGTCAAATTACAATTTGATGTGAACCGTACTGATAGATATGGCAGAACTTTAGCTTATGTATATTTAAAAGACGGTACTTTTTTAAATGCTGATTTAATAATAAAGGGTTATGGTCAAGCGATGACAGTTCCTCCAAATGTAAAATACTCTGAAAAATTTGTTGAGTTAGAAAGAAAAGCAAGAGAAGATAAAGTTGGGTTGTGGAAAGAAACAAATTAG